Proteins encoded together in one Lathyrus oleraceus cultivar Zhongwan6 chromosome 5, CAAS_Psat_ZW6_1.0, whole genome shotgun sequence window:
- the LOC127081196 gene encoding NEDD8-activating enzyme E1 regulatory subunit AXR1, whose protein sequence is MAEPKVKHDRQLRIWGDQGQAALEKSNICLLNCGPTGSETLKNLVLGGIGSITVVDGSKVEVGDLGNNFLVDESSLGQSKAKCVCSFLQKLNDAVKAKYVEEYPNALIETNPSFFSQFTLVVATQLVESSMVKLDRICRNANVILIFARSYGLTGFVRISLKEHTVIELKPELFLDDLRLNNPWPELKRFAEGFDLNVQGPVVHKHIPYVVILVKMADEWAKNHGGRLPSTREEKKEFKELLKVGMVAQDEDNYKEAIESSFKVFAPRGISSELQQMLDDSSAEVDSSSSDFWVLVAALKDFVTNEGGGEAPLEGSIPDMTFSTEQYVNLQNIYQAKAEADILAIERVARNTLKKIGRDPNSIPRATVKSF, encoded by the coding sequence ATGGCAGAACCTAAGGTTAAGCACGATCGCCAACTCAGAATATGGGGTGACCAAGGACAGGCAGCCCTTGAGAAATCTAATATTTGCTTGCTTAACTGTGGTCCTACCGGTTCTGAGACACTTAAGAATCTCGTTCTTGGTGGGATTGGAAGCATCACTGTAGTTGATGGATCTAAAGTTGAAGTTGGTGACCTTGGAAACAATTTTTTGGTCGATGAATCAAGCCTTGGGCAGTCAAAGGCAAAATGTGTGTGCTCATTTCTCCAGAAGCTGAATGATGCAGTTAAAGCAAAATATGTAGAAGAGTATCCGAATGCATTGATTGAGACAAATCCATCATTCTTTTCTCAGTTTACTTTGGTTGTTGCCACGCAGCTGGTGGAAAGTTCAATGGTAAAGCTTGACCGAATCTGCAGGAATGCAAATGTTATATTGATCTTTGCCCGCTCCTATGGCCTTACTGGGTTTGTACGAATCAGTTTGAAGGAGCATACTGTGATTGAATTAAAGCCTGAGCTTTTTCTGGATGATCTTCGATTGAATAATCCTTGGCCTGAACTAAAGAGGTTTGCAGAGGGGTTTGACTTGAACGTGCAAGGTCCGGTTGTTCATAAACATATACCATATGTTGTCATTCTTGTCAAGATGGCTGATGAGTGGGCCAAAAACCATGGTGGTAGGCTTCCATCAACTAGAGAAGAAAAAAAGGAGTTCAAGGAGCTTCTTAAGGTTGGGATGGTTGCACAAGATGAAGATAATTATAAAGAAGCTATTGAGTCCTCATTCAAAGTATTTGCCCCCCGAGGAATTAGTTCAGAGTTGCAACAGATGCTAGATGATAGTTCTGCGGAAGTAGATTCTAGTTCGTCGGATTTTTGGGTGTTGGTGGCAGCTCTAAAGGATTTTGTTACAAATGAAGGTGGTGGAGAGGCACCTCTTGAAGGATCTATACCAGATATGACTTTTTCCACTGAACAATATGTGAATTTACAGAATATATATCAGGCTAAGGCTGAGGCTGACATTCTTGCAATAGAAAGAGTGGCGAGAAATACTTTGAAGAAAATTGGTCGAGATCCAAACAGCATTCCAAGGGCAACAGTTAAAAGCTTCTAA